Below is a genomic region from Primulina eburnea isolate SZY01 chromosome 9, ASM2296580v1, whole genome shotgun sequence.
ATCCATGGAAGGTGGGCAATGGTGGCTGTAGTCGGCATCTTCGTTGGCCAGGCATGGAGCGGCATCCCCTGGTTCGAGGCTGGAGCCGCCCCTGGCGCGGTGGCGCCCTTCTCTTTCGGTACCCTGCTTGGTACACAGCTTCTCCTCATGGGGTGGGTTGAGAGCAAAAGATGGGTCGACTTCTTCAACCCCGAGTCCCAATCCGTCGAATGGGCGACACCATGGTCGAAAACTGCCGAGAACTTCTCCAATTCTACCGGGGAACAGGGCTACCCTGGTGGTAAATTCTTCGACCCGTTGGGCGTTGCTGGTACATTGAAGGACGGAGTCTACATCCCGGATGGCGAAAAGCTCGAAAGATTGAAGCTTGCTGAGATTAAGCATGCTAGGATCGCAATGTTGGCTATGCTGATCTTCTATTTTGAGGCAGGACAAGGGAAAACACCCCTTGGCGCACTTGGCTTGTAATTTCTTCAATCTTGCGTAATGTTATGTAAAAAGATTATGTGATGTAGAGAAAAAAAACTCATGGATTTTCTTATCATTCTTTCAGTTAATTTCCCCAAGAATTCAATCTTGGAATGAAGATTGTTCCCGCTTTAGTATTCTGTGAATTTTGTAGTTCTCTTCAAGAAAAACATGATATAGGAAGTGAGAAATAATTCACGGGAGGGATAGATCCAGAAAATCTCAGGCGAGCGGTTTTAGGGATGCCGGGAATTTTTCACAAATATATAGTTCAGTGTTGTAGAAATGATCGTCTTCCATAATGGAGAAAATAATCTACAGGCTACAGAATATCACCACATTATGATTTAGTCATAAATTCTGGGTAAACACTTCGTACGTTCAACCTCGATGATTACGGAGGGGAAAAAAACACAgagaaattgtgattttctctGACTGTTGGatgggaaaaaaattaaatgcatTCGTAATTTTAACGTCTGTGGGGATATTTTATGCATATATTGTCATTTTCCTTTATATCGTCCTTGGCAGCCATTGCCTAAGAAGATATTGGCATCTTGAATTCTACACTTCTGATTTTTTATTATCCATCTTTCGTGTTTATAATGAGTACAATGTACCTTGTTAAAATATCAAGGATGTACATGTATATTTATCAAGGAAAGTGAATCGATCCTTTCAGATATTAACCATATTGATCAAACAaaaaagtttttaaaaatattcaattgactTCCAAAACCATCAATTTATATTACAAAACTGACTTCGAGTTCGAGTCCAAATATATGGAACTTTATGCAACTATTCACCAAGATTAAACAAAGCTTGGAACTATTTTCCAATCAATTAGTTGTGTCTTGCATACCAGAAAGCTAGTCAGTAGTGTCCGACTAATATAGATAACTGATAACTCATATTGGCATATGCCATAAGCCAAATTTTACAAACTGCAACAACAATAAAATAAGCAGAGATTTTTTGACCAAAACAGACGTAATTAAAACACCTAAAAAAATTATCAGACTCCTACTCGAGTAAGCCTTCATGCCCTGCTTTTTGAGCATGAGGGTACAGACCTCTTTCAACAACTGACACAGTTGAAGCCATGTGGTGTTCTTAGCTGCACATTTTCTTTGTTCAATGAAATCTCATGTTTAGCATTCACCTGAGTTTACCAAGTTCTTGTTTCTTCCGCAGTGCCTTCTGACCATGGTAAATGAAAGAATCCAGTATTCCGGCAACCGTGAATACACCTGGAAAAATGACGATACAAGGAATTACGACACTGAGTTGTCTCAAGAATCAGTTAAGATACATGTCCAGGGAAATAAATCTTCATCCTTTCAAGAATCCACTAAGTATGCCCTAAGCTGGAGACTTGATGGCTTTAAGTATCAGAATTATATGATAAAAACATGAGGAAGCTATTTTTCCTCACATTTCAATGAGCTATTGAATTTAATGGATGAGGGCTAAAGTTATGCTTTTGTTAACCTCTAAAATATGTATGGAAACGGAATTTGCTTGTTCATAGGAAGTGGAGTGTATCTACAAAACACGTAAACTGATCTTAGAGGAACACAAAAAGTGCATGCGCATAGTTCGAGGAAAGAACATGTGGGGGAGAAGAGTTGCAAGCT
It encodes:
- the LOC140841936 gene encoding chlorophyll a-b binding protein CP24 10A, chloroplastic-like, which encodes MTSTSAALVNGLGSTFLTGGKKSQALFSAPVSARVGGGAVAAPKRLIVVAAAPAKKSWLPGVRGGGNFVDPEWLDGSLAGDYGFDPLGLGKDPAFLKWYREAELIHGRWAMVAVVGIFVGQAWSGIPWFEAGAAPGAVAPFSFGTLLGTQLLLMGWVESKRWVDFFNPESQSVEWATPWSKTAENFSNSTGEQGYPGGKFFDPLGVAGTLKDGVYIPDGEKLERLKLAEIKHARIAMLAMLIFYFEAGQGKTPLGALGL